A stretch of the Erpetoichthys calabaricus chromosome 3, fErpCal1.3, whole genome shotgun sequence genome encodes the following:
- the LOC127526960 gene encoding transmembrane protein 272-like, with the protein MGDENNSSLKIRIQKRISENCVPVLKGFFNTLVIGLSTAEIVVGAVYLEDCPVQRYIPLYLIVMGVAVMITRLFTSFKCCEQKSRLCQVWKGVLFSFLLMWFISGNVWIYKTKLQVLDKEKPDYCNKSLYLFAFWMTTLLYTFLGLMLVTACCTLGCIYALYDEKSTQVHKAQEQPQSVELAGSQV; encoded by the exons ATGGGGGATGAGAACAACAGCAGCCTGAAGATAAGAATCCAGAAAAGAATTTCCGAAAACTGCGTACCAGTACTGAAAG GATTCTTTAACACCCTAGTGATTGGCCTGTCTACTGCTGAAATTGTCGTTG GTGCTGTGTATCTGGAAGACTGCCCAGTCCAGAGATACATCCCTCTTTACCTAATAGTTATGGGAGTGGCAGTGATGATCACCAGACTATTCACCTCTTTTAAATGTTGTGAGCAAAAGAGCAGACTATGCCAGGTGTGGAAGGGagttctgttttcatttcttctgaTGTGGTTCATTTCAG GGAATGTGTGGATTTACAAAACTAAACTGCAAGTCCTGGACAAAGAGAAGCCTGACTACTGCAACAAGTCCCTCTACCTATTTGCCTTTTGGATGACTACACTACTGTACACCTTTCTAGGATTAATGCTAGTTACGGCCTGCTGCACACTTGGATGCATTTATGCACTGTATGATGAGAAAAGCACCCAGGTTCATAAAGCACAAGAACAGCCTCAGTCAGTGGAGCTTGCTGGTAGTCAGGTGTAG